Within the Indicator indicator isolate 239-I01 chromosome 1, UM_Iind_1.1, whole genome shotgun sequence genome, the region TCTTTGAGTACAAAGCCCCAAATGGGAGACATTTTTCTACCACCTTAGCAATTCTGAGTAGGACAGAAAAATTACCTTATTTGGTTTTGCATCTGAATGTACAGAAAATACAGTACAGAGTACCGAGCACAGTGCTTCCTGCTTAGGCAAACAACATGGAATGGCCTTACGTTCACTACCATCCCAGTGAACTGTAGCTATGAAAACACTTATACAGCCTTTGAAGCATAAAGAGGGTGTGAGGCAGGGTGCTAAATGTATAACAAGGAACTGTCCAAAACAAGTTGTGCACCACTCTTTAGGTGAGTTATATTTCTGTAGCTACAGGTGGATAATCCTGCTTTCTGTTAAATTCACTGGCTCTTGTGTAAATTCTGATAAGTGTGGTCTTCCTCTAAAATATATGGAAGAAAGAGAGCTCCCCATTCCTCAATTTAGGGTAAGCAAGCTACAGATGCAGAGCAGGTGGAGCAAACCGTACACAGGTGAACTTCTGGTATTTTTTGGAGGAGTTAATCCTACCTGGTTGTTAGTTTTGTGGCTCCCATCTAACAATATCCTTATCCATGGCATTATTGCTGTACTTCAAATTAAATGGAGAACTGCTTTCCTAGGTGAGGATTAGAAAGCTCAGAATTCACAGAACTGAGCACCTAACTGTTCTTTACAAAAAAACAGTCATGTTCTACACAGTTTTAAAAGCTACTTTGGGTCTTTTGCACATCTGTTCATGCTGTGAaggattttaagaaaaaaaaaaaacaaacaagtgtGCAAACCAGAAATGTGTTTTCTGCTCCCTAAATTCCAAGAATCTAAAGTTAGTGTCTCTACTTTGTGTCTCCTGTGAAGTTCTAGAGAATTAtttcacatttcatttttcagGATAGTTTGCTACCTCACTAATTTATTAAAGCATCCTCAGATACAGAGAAATTTCAAACTGAGGAAAAGGACACCCTTTAAAGAGAGACAATATCACCAAAATATGTTTAAATATCATCATCAGAAAAGAAGCTACAGACTCCTTTCGTAAATCTGAATGCTTTCTCTtgcatgcatttatttttaccCAGTGAGCTTAAGTATGCCTTTATAAAGAGGTTGGTGAAGGCAGTTCAGCCTTCCTTAGTCAATCCAACTGCAGTGGCCATTCATGCAGAAAATATCTATACAACAGATAATTGTGTAGCAATTTAGAATACATGCAAAACAACACATCCTTCTAAACCCTGTAGACCTAGTCTTTGTATAACCTTCCCTATGATACCTCTCAAGCCTGTTCATATTAGAGTGGTAGGTTAGAACGGCAGAAAACTGGCACaatttagactttttttttcctttgtcaccTCAATCCAGCTGTGGAGTTAGCTACACTGAAAAAACTCCACAGGTGCTTAATATGTCTTGCTTATGGTTAcgtttattaaaaattaaaccagAAAGGAGGTATAATTCAGACACCAACAGGTTTGAAACATCACGTTCCTGCAGATATTTCCGTGGTGTTCTAAGCTGAACTGTAAAATTATTTCCTATACAGATCTATTGGTCTTATATACCTGCAGCTTGCTGACATAATTAATAATTTAGCATTGCAGATATCCAAAATAATGTAtcagcttttcttctccttcacaACTATGCTTGCTTTGAGACTTATGTcgatgtatttttctttttccccaggtAATGCATTTGTGGTGAGCCTAGCTTTTGCTGATCTGGTGGTGGCCTTGTATCCATACCCACTGGTGCTTGTAGCTATTTTCCACAATGGATGGACATTGGGTGAAATACACTGTAAAGTGAGTGGCTTTGTGATGGGACTAAGTGTAATAGGCTCTATTTTCAACATTACCGCAATTGCAATAAATCGATATTGCTATATATGTCATAGTTTTGCCTATGACAAAGTGTACAGCAGCTGGAACACAATGCTATATGTCTCTTTAGTCTGGGTATTAACAGTAGTTGCAACTGTGCCAAATTTTTTTGTTGGCTCTTTAAAGTATGATCCACGCATCTATTCATGCACGTTTGTTCAGACTGCAAGCTCCTACTATACGATAGCTGTCGTGGTAATTCACTTCATCGTTCCTATCACCATTGTGAGCTTCTGCTACCTTCGAATTTGGGGGTTAGTGCTTCAAGTTAGAAGACGAGtcaaatcagaaacaaagcCAAGACTGAAGCCAAGTGACTTCAGAAACTTTCTCACcatgtttgtggtttttgtgatttttgccttttgctGGGCACCTCTAAACTTCATTGGACTGGCGGTAGCCATCGATCCTATGGAAATGGCACCAAAAGTTCCTGAATGGTTGTTCATTGTAAGCTACTTCATGGCCTATTTCAACAGCTGCCTTAATGCAATAATATACGGACTTCTGAACCAAAATTTTCGGAATGAATACAAACGAATTTTAATGTCACTGTGGATGCCAAGGCTTTTCTTCCAGGACACATCCAAAGGAGGAACTGATGGTCAGAAGAGCAAGCCTTCTCCTGCTTTAAACAACAATGACCAAATGAAAACTGATACTGTGTAAATGTGTAACAGACAATGCAAGAGTTTCTCACAGAGAAACCCAAGAATATAAGTGTAATGTTTGAGTCTTTCTTGCTtacttttgggttttggttttatttagatAGCACTTCGTGACTGGAATACTGTCTTGTTGATAAAGCACATTGCTCTCAATTCATGATTTATACAAGATATCAactgaaaatgtatttcagaatTAAAGCAGCAGGTGAGTGAAAGCTGGTTTAGCTTTGAGAGCTGAATTTTGCTTCCAGATATATGAATGAGGCATTTTTTCACTTCAGTAGGAGTTTTGCATTCTTTAGATAAAAATGGGATTCATTTCTTAGAAGA harbors:
- the MTNR1B gene encoding melatonin receptor type 1B gives rise to the protein MLENGSLRNCCDPGGRGRFGLAEREAAGAPRPAWVVPVLSSVLIFTTVVDILGNLLVIISVFKNRKLRNSGNAFVVSLAFADLVVALYPYPLVLVAIFHNGWTLGEIHCKVSGFVMGLSVIGSIFNITAIAINRYCYICHSFAYDKVYSSWNTMLYVSLVWVLTVVATVPNFFVGSLKYDPRIYSCTFVQTASSYYTIAVVVIHFIVPITIVSFCYLRIWGLVLQVRRRVKSETKPRLKPSDFRNFLTMFVVFVIFAFCWAPLNFIGLAVAIDPMEMAPKVPEWLFIVSYFMAYFNSCLNAIIYGLLNQNFRNEYKRILMSLWMPRLFFQDTSKGGTDGQKSKPSPALNNNDQMKTDTV